The proteins below are encoded in one region of Juglans microcarpa x Juglans regia isolate MS1-56 chromosome 4D, Jm3101_v1.0, whole genome shotgun sequence:
- the LOC121259150 gene encoding LOW QUALITY PROTEIN: protein NRT1/ PTR FAMILY 8.2-like (The sequence of the model RefSeq protein was modified relative to this genomic sequence to represent the inferred CDS: deleted 1 base in 1 codon), with the protein MEISNEPSNHTYEKYSIVQPSMEIFTEDDSTTQPQVAASRSTTLVSNGCVDFRGRTADKQTTGGWKASPFIIVNEVAERLAFFAIAVNMVAYLVFEMRQSLPSAATHVTDWIGAAYVLTLFGAFLADAYLGRFKTIIIFSCVYAVGMVLLTLSASRDSLRPPPCTEKPCTKATDGQTAFLYGALALIALGTGGIKPCVSSFGADQFDEADEEEVQKKYGFFNWFFLAINMGALLGITLMVYIQEKKGWAWGFGVPTASMVCSIIILGAGIRRYRYQKPMGSPFSRFLQVIVASMRNHFRGVEVGRKDQLYEVKTKESDILRARKLPHTAQYRFLDKAALVTDPEANAKNRWRLCTVTQVEEFKSFIRVLPVWASTIALSISYSQLSTFFVSQARVMDRSLGPNFDIPAGSIPVFSAINALILVPIYEKLVVPFLRKRNGHPRGMTSLQRMGIGLFISIFAMASAALVEKKRRDDSNPLSMSVFWLFPQFFLIGSAEVFTYVGQLEFFYDEATDGTRSISSAMFLSEIGIGSWLSTALVKIIERATGGEEKGWLRNDLNKSQLDYFYWILTGINLVNLLVYLWVAWSYKGRGADHGSVRDELVVELGGEMKREDVDDREGDQFKSVML; encoded by the exons ATGGAGATCAGTAACGAACCGAGCAATCACACATACGAGAAGTACTCCATTGTTCAGCCCTCCATGGAGATATTTACAGAAGATGACAGTACTACGCAACCCCAAGTG GCAGCCAGCCGTTCGACGACTTTGGTAAGCAATGGATGCGTGGATTTTCGAGGGAGAACTGCCGACAAGCAAACAACTGGAGGATGGAAGGCCTCTCCGTTTATCATAG TGAATGAGGTGGCGGAGAGGTTAGCG TTTTTCGCCATTGCGGTGAACATGGTGGCTTACTTGGTGTTTGAGATGCGCCAATCGCTTCCTTCTGCTGCAACTCACGTCACCGATTGGATTGGTGCTGCTTATGTTCTAACTCTATTCGGAGCATTTTTAGCCGATGCTTATCTGGGCCGCTTCaaaaccatcatcatcttctcttGCGTCTATGCCGTG GGAATGGTGTTGTTGACACTCTCGGCCTCCAGAGACAGCCTACGTCCACCTCCATGCACAGAAAAGCCATGTACCAAGGCGACGGACGGCCAAACAGCATTCCTCTACGGTGCTCTTGCCCTTATAGCTCTCGGAACTGGCGGTATCAAGCCCTGCGTCTCATCCTTTGGTGCAGACCAGTTCGATGAGGCTGATGAAGAGGAAGTCCAAAAGAAATACGGGTTCTTCAACTGGTTCTTCTTAGCCATAAACATGGGTGCACTTTTAGGTATCACACTGATGGTGTATATACAAGAGAAGAAAGGTTGGGCTTGGGGATTTGGAGTTCCGACAGCGTCTATGGTCTGCTCCATCATTATACTAGGTGCCGGTATTCGAAGATATCGCTACCAAAAGCCGATGGGAAGCCCTTTTAGCAGGTTCCTTCAGGTCATTGTGGCTTCTATGAGGAACCATTTCAGAGGAGTTGAGGTGGGACGTAAAGATCAGCTTTATGAGGTCAAGACCAAGGAGTCTGATATCTTGCGAGCCCGGAAACTACCTCATACTGCACAGTACAG GTTTTTGGACAAAGCAGCACTAGTCACAGACCCAGAAGCCAACGCGAAAAACCGCTGGAGGCTCTGCACAGTAACCCAAGTTGAAGAGTTCAAATCGTTCATCAGAGTCCTCCCCGTCTGGGCATCCACTATAGCCCTCTCCATCTCATACTCCCAACTCTCAACTTTCTTTGTCAGCCAAGCCCGAGTCATGGACCGCAGCCTCGGCCCCAACTTCGACATTCCAGCGGGCTCCATTCCCGTTTTCAGCGCCATCAACGCCCTCATTCTCGTCCCCATATACGAAAAATTAGTCGTCCCCTTCCTCCGCAAAAGAAACGGTCACCCCCGAGGAATGACATCGCTGCAACGAATGGGTATCGGACTCTTTATTTCCATCTTTGCCATGGCTTCAGCCGCATTGGTAGAGAAGAAACGCCGAGACGATTCCAATCCGTTATCAATGAGCGTCTTTTGGTTGTTTCCACAGTTCTTTCTGATTGGCAGCGCCGAAGTGTTTACCTACGTAGGACAGTTGGAGTTCTTCTACGATGAAGCTACGGATGGGACGCGAAGCATTAGCAGTGCAATGTTTCTCAGTGAGATCGGGATTGGAAGCTGGTTAAGCACTGCCCTGGTGAAGATCATTGAGAGAGCAACTGGCGGGGAAGAGAAAGGGTGGCTGAGGAACGATTTGAATAAGAGCCAGCTCGATTATTTCTATTGGATATTGACGGGGATTAACTTGGTTAATTTGTTGGTGTATTTGTGGGTGGCTTGGAGTTATAAAGGAAGGGGTGCAGATCATGGAAGTGTGAGAGATGAGCTCGTGGTTGAGTTGGGCGGggaaatgaagagagaggatGTTGATGATCGTGAAGGAGATCAATTCAAAAGTGTGATGCTTTAG
- the LOC121259341 gene encoding general transcription factor IIF subunit 2-like yields the protein MDEEHGNSIGSSSSNLETAKAERSVWLMKCPVAVAKSWKSHPQSDPHPLAKVVLSLDPLHPDGSSSLQFTMEMAGTEAGSVPKSYSLNMFKDFVPMSVFSETNQGKVAMEGKVEHKFDMKPHSENIEEYGKLCRERTSKSKIKSRQIQVIDNDRGIHMRPMPGMVGLISSTSKDKKKTVPVKQSDVKRTRRDRGELEDIMFKLFERQPNWALKQLVQETDQPAQFLKEILNELCVYNKRGTNQGTYELKPEYKKVVEDTTTAE from the exons ATGGATGAAGAGCATGGTAATAGCATCGGTAGTAGCAGTAGTAATTTGGAGACTGCGAAGGCGGAGAGATCGGTTTGGCTGATGAAATGCCCGGTTGCGGTGGCCAAGTCCTGGAAGAGTCATCCCCAATCTGACCCTCACCCTCTCGCCAAGGTCGTCCTCTCCCTCGATCCTCTTCACCCCGACGGCTCCTCTTCCCTTCAG TTCACAATGGAGATGGCAGGCACTGAGGCGGGGAGTGTTCCGAAAAGTTATTCTTTGAATATGTTTAAGGATTTTGTTCCCATGTCTGTCTTTTCAGAGACAAATCAAG GTAAGGTTGCGATGGAGGGAAAGGTTGAGCATAAGTTTGACATGAAGCCCCATAGTGAAAACATTGAAGAGTATGGAAAATTGTGCCGTGAAAGGACAAGCAAGTCCAAGATAAAGAGTAGACAAATACAG GTCATTGACAATGATCGTGGAATACATATGAGGCCCATGCCGGGAATGGTTGGCTTGATTTCATCCACTTCCAAG GATAAGAAGAAAACTGTACCAGTTAAGCAATCGGATGTGAAAAGAACTAGAAGGGATCGTGGGGAACTGGAGGATATAATGTTCAAACTATTTGAAAGACAACCAAATTGGGCCTTAAAGCAGCTTGTCCAAGAGACTGATCAACCTGCC CAATTCTTGAAGGAGATACTCAACGAGCTGTGTGTGTACAATAAAAGAGGAACCAACCAAGGAACCTACGAGCTTAAGCCAGAATACAAGAAAGTTGTTGAAGATACAACAACTGCTGAATAA
- the LOC121260554 gene encoding protein WALLS ARE THIN 1-like, which translates to MADTSSAPAKRMWCSIPERFQLHAAMLALQFGYAGFHVVSRAALNMGVSKLVFPVYRNIIALLLLLPFAYFLEKKERPAITLNFLVQFFLLALVGITANQGFYLLGLDNTSPTFASAIQNSVPAITFLMAALLRIEKVRLDRKDGIAKVLGTIFCVTGATVITLYKGPTIYSPTQTLHSTTPAFVSQLGDANGKNWTLGCIYLIGHCLSWSGWLVLQAPVLKKYPARLSVTSYTCFFGLLQFVVIALIFEREAQAWVFHSGGELFTILYAGVVASGVAFAVQIWCIDRGGPVFVAVYQPVQTLVVAIMASIALREEFYLGGIIGAVLIIAGLYLVLWGKNEEKKFAQDKAALQSTPEHGNNVRTTSHIKSSITQPLLPSSSENV; encoded by the exons ATGGCTGATACCAGTTCAGCCCCTGCAAAGAGAATGTGGTGCTCTATACCCGAAAGGTTCCAGCTGCATGCGGCCATGTTGGCCTTGCAGTTTGGCTATGCCGGGTTCCATGTTGTCTCCAGAGCTGCCCTCAACATGGGCGTTAGCAAACTTGTGTTCCCTGTCTATAGGAACATTATCGCTTTGCTTTTGCTCCTTCCCTTTGCATATTTTCTAGAGAA GAAGGAGAGGCCGGCAATTACCCTAAATTTCCTCGTTCAGTTCTTCCTGCTCGCACTTGTTGg AATAACAGCAAATCAAGGATTCTACTTGCTTGGCTTAGACAACACATCTCCCACTTTCGCATCAGCAATTCAAAACTCAGTCCCAGCCATTACCTTTCTCATGGCGGCCTTACTCCG GATTGAGAAAGTACGACTAGATCGGAAAGACGGCATAGCAAAGGTGCTTGGAACCATATTCTGCGTCACTGGAGCCACAGTAATCACACTATACAAAGGTCCAACAATATACAGCCCAACACaaacactacacagcacaacACCAGCTTTTGTGTCACAGCTGGGAGATGCGAATGGGAAGAACTGGACCCTGGGCTGCATCTACCTTATTGGCCATTGCTTGTCATGGTCCGGTTGGCTCGTTCTGCAAGCTCCGGTTCTTAAGAAGTATCCGGCCCGCCTCTCGGTCACCTCTTATACGTGTTTTTTCGGTCTCCTACAGTTTGTGGTGATTGCTCTGATCTTTGAAAGAGAGGCACAGGCCTGGGTCTTTCACTCTGGTGGAGAGCTCTTCACCATCCTCTATGCG GGAGTGGTGGCATCAGGGGTGGCTTTCGCTGTACAGATATGGTGCATTGACAGAGGTGGCCCTGTCTTCGTTGCTGTCTATCAACCTGTTCAGACTCTCGTCGTGGCTATTATGGCTTCTATTGCTTTACGTGAAGAGTTCTACTTAGGAGG GATCATTGGGGCAGTGTTGATCATAGCGGGATTGTACCTCGTCCTATGGggcaaaaatgaagaaaagaagtttgcaCAGGATAAAGCTGCGCTCCAATCCACTCCAGAGCATGGGAACAACGTCAGGACTACAAGCCACATCAAGTCATCCATTACTCAGCCACTACTTCCATCATCCTCAGAGAACGTTTGA
- the LOC121259340 gene encoding cysteine protease RD19A-like, with protein sequence MLIPLQMGRLFLFALFSYFLLSSAFGEIDVGDDPLIRQVVSDGEDPLLHADRHFSTFKAKFGKTYASQEEHDYRFGVFKANLRRAKLHQKLDPSAVHGVTKFSDLTPAEFRRNFLGLKPIQLPADAHTAPILPTNDLPTEFDWRDHGAVTGVKDQGACGSCWSFSATGALEGAHYLQTGELVSLSEQQLVDCDHECDPEEYGACDSGCSGGLMTTAFEYTLKVGGLERERDYPYTGSDRGTCKFDKNKIVASVSNFSVVSIDEDQIAANLVKNGPLAIGINAVFMQTYVGKVSCPYICSKHLDHGVLLVGYGSAGYAPIRFKEKPYWIIKNSWGENWGENGYYKICRGHNSCGVDSMVSTVAAIHTTSH encoded by the exons ATGCTAATTCCTCTGCAAATGGGCCGCCTCTTTCTATTTGCTCTCTTCAGTTACTTCCTCTTATCCTCCGCGTTTGGCGAGATCGACGTTGGCGATGATCCACTGATCCGTCAAGTGGTTTCGGACGGCGAGGATCCTCTCCTCCACGCCGATCGTCATTTCTCGACCTTCAAGGCCAAGTTCGGCAAGACTTATGCCAGTCAGGAGGAGCACGACTACAGGTTCGGCGTGTTCAAGGCTAACCTGCGACGAGCCAAGCTCCACCAGAAGCTGGACCCCAGTGCCGTCCATGGAGTCACCAAGTTCTCAGATCTCACCCCGGCAGAGTTCCGCCGAAATTTCCTCGGGTTGAAGCCTATTCAGCTCCCGGCCGACGCTCACACGGCTCCGATCCTTCCCACCAACGATCTCCCCACCGAATTTGACTGGCGTGATCACGGGGCCGTCACGGGCGTCAAAGACcag GGTGCGTGTGGATCGTGCTGGTCGTTTAGTGCAACGGGAGCATTGGAAGGAGCTCATTATTTGCAGACTGGGGAGCTAGTGAGCCTGAGTGAGCAACAGCTTGTGGATTGTGACCATGAG TGTGATCCTGAAGAATATGGCGCATGCGACTCAGGCTGTAGTGGTGGGTTGATGACCACTGCCTTTGAGTACACCCTCAAGGTTGGtggattagagagagagagggactaTCCTTACACTGGGAGTGATCGCGGCACATGCAAGTTTGACAAGAACAAAATTGTTGCTTCTGTATCTAACTTCAGCGTTGTTTCCATTGATGAAGATCAGATTGCTGCAAATTTGGTGAAGAATGGCCCGCTTGCAA TTGGCATCAATGCAGTTTTCATGCAGACATACGTTGGGAAAGTTTCATGCCCGTACATCTGCTCTAAGCATTTGGATCATGGGGTGCTCCTGGTGGGGTACGGATCTGCTGGTTACGCCCCTATCCGGTTCAAGGAGAAGCCATACTGGATCATAAAGAATTCTTGGGGAGAAAACTGGGGAGAGAATGGTTATTACAAGATCTGCAGGGGCCATAATTCATGTGGAGTGGATTCCATGGTCTCAACTGTAGCTGCCATACATACCACCTCCCATTAA